One Sodalis praecaptivus DNA segment encodes these proteins:
- a CDS encoding glycosyltransferase — MPQGRLKILLLDNGKEWGGGTNSLLELLKRIDRDRFEITCCFYHNYRRDNEETIGDVLNAIGIPTRFIVQRRQPSWAKLSKEILRGLLLFNADWRKRAVRAIDQRWRVAPNARRIADLLRAGKYQLLYMNNQPSSNVEGYLAAESLPVAVVQHCRIEPLLDPPIVARVNRGARCVIAVSDGVRQTLVQGGVRPALCQTVFNGIDIHQPLPDGARLRESLGADARTFLFGSIGSLIARKAHDHTLRALRAFQQAHPDARWKMVLVGSGSEQANLARQAAQLGLGDRVIFTGFQRNAMEYLAAFDTLILASRSEGLPRVVLEAMLLGTPVIGSAVTGTAELVRHQDTGLLFPYGDVAQLAHHLATLYSDADQRRLLARRANERLRRQFTIENYVAGVEAVLAGGHSS; from the coding sequence ATGCCACAAGGTCGGTTGAAAATTCTGCTGTTGGATAACGGCAAAGAATGGGGCGGCGGCACCAACAGCCTATTGGAGCTCCTCAAACGTATCGACCGCGACCGCTTTGAGATTACGTGCTGTTTTTACCATAATTATCGGCGCGACAACGAAGAAACCATTGGCGACGTCCTGAACGCCATAGGTATTCCGACGCGGTTCATTGTCCAGCGCCGGCAGCCGTCGTGGGCCAAACTGAGCAAGGAGATCTTGCGCGGCCTATTGCTGTTCAACGCCGACTGGCGCAAACGCGCGGTGCGAGCCATCGACCAGCGCTGGCGCGTCGCGCCGAACGCCCGCCGTATTGCCGACCTGCTGCGCGCAGGGAAATATCAGCTGCTGTATATGAATAATCAGCCCAGCTCCAATGTAGAAGGGTATCTCGCGGCCGAGAGCCTACCGGTAGCGGTGGTGCAGCATTGCCGCATCGAACCGCTGCTCGACCCGCCGATTGTCGCACGCGTCAACCGGGGCGCGCGCTGCGTCATTGCGGTCTCCGACGGCGTGCGGCAAACCCTGGTCCAGGGCGGCGTCCGTCCGGCGTTGTGCCAAACGGTGTTCAATGGCATCGATATTCACCAGCCGCTGCCGGATGGCGCGAGACTGCGCGAATCCCTTGGCGCCGACGCGCGCACTTTTCTGTTCGGCAGTATCGGTTCGCTCATCGCGCGCAAGGCGCATGACCATACGCTGCGGGCGCTGCGGGCGTTCCAACAGGCCCACCCCGACGCACGCTGGAAAATGGTACTGGTAGGGTCGGGTAGCGAGCAGGCCAATCTGGCGCGCCAAGCGGCGCAATTGGGTCTCGGCGATCGCGTGATCTTTACCGGCTTTCAGCGCAATGCCATGGAATACCTGGCCGCCTTCGACACGCTGATACTAGCCTCGCGCAGCGAGGGGCTGCCGCGGGTGGTGTTGGAAGCCATGCTGCTCGGGACGCCGGTTATCGGCTCGGCGGTCACCGGCACCGCCGAATTGGTGCGCCATCAGGACACCGGCCTGCTCTTCCCCTATGGCGACGTGGCGCAGTTGGCGCACCATCTGGCCACCCTTTACAGCGACGCCGACCAGCGTCGTTTGCTGGCCCGGCGCGCCAATGAGCGCCTTCGCCGGCAGTTTACCATTGAAAACTATGTCGCCGGCGTCGAGGCCGTACTCGCAGGCGGACATTCATCCTGA
- the rfaD gene encoding ADP-glyceromanno-heptose 6-epimerase — protein sequence MIVVTGGAGFIGSNIVKALNQIGYNDILVVDNLKDGTKYANLVDLNITDYMDKEDFIASIVAGDDFGDIDAVFHEGACSSTTEWDGKYMMDNNYQYSKELLHYCMERTIPFLYASSAATYGGRTENFIEDRQYEQPLNVYGYSKFLFDQYVRALLPQAESQICGFRYFNVYGPREGHKGGMASVAFHLNNQINAGENPKLFAGSEGFKRDFVYVGDVAAVNLWFWQNSVSGIFNCGTGRAESFQTVADAVLDYHKKGQLEYIPFPEKLKGRYQAYTQADLTQLRAAGYQQPFKTVAEGVAEYLRWLNHNH from the coding sequence ATGATAGTTGTCACTGGTGGGGCCGGTTTTATCGGCAGTAATATCGTCAAGGCGTTAAATCAGATCGGCTACAACGATATTTTGGTGGTGGATAACCTGAAAGACGGCACCAAATATGCCAATCTGGTCGACCTCAATATCACTGATTATATGGATAAAGAGGATTTCATCGCCAGTATCGTCGCCGGCGATGATTTCGGCGATATTGATGCGGTATTCCATGAAGGCGCCTGTTCTTCCACCACCGAGTGGGACGGCAAGTACATGATGGATAACAATTATCAGTACTCTAAAGAGCTGTTGCACTACTGCATGGAACGCACCATTCCCTTCCTGTACGCCTCTTCCGCGGCAACTTACGGCGGTCGGACGGAAAACTTCATTGAGGATCGCCAGTACGAACAGCCGTTGAATGTTTATGGCTATTCCAAATTCCTCTTCGATCAGTACGTACGTGCGCTGTTGCCGCAGGCCGAGTCGCAAATTTGTGGCTTCCGTTATTTCAATGTGTATGGCCCGCGCGAAGGGCATAAAGGCGGCATGGCGAGCGTGGCCTTCCATTTGAATAACCAAATCAACGCCGGTGAAAATCCAAAACTGTTTGCCGGCAGCGAAGGTTTCAAACGCGATTTCGTCTATGTGGGCGACGTGGCGGCGGTAAATCTTTGGTTCTGGCAAAACAGCGTCTCGGGGATTTTTAATTGCGGCACCGGCCGAGCGGAATCTTTCCAGACCGTCGCGGACGCCGTGCTGGATTATCATAAAAAAGGCCAGTTAGAATACATTCCGTTCCCTGAAAAACTGAAAGGGCGCTATCAGGCCTACACCCAGGCGGATCTCACCCAGCTACGCGCCGCCGGTTATCAGCAACCGTTTAAAACCGTCGCCGAAGGGGTCGCGGAATATTTACGCTGGTTGAACCATAACCATTGA
- the rfaF gene encoding ADP-heptose--LPS heptosyltransferase RfaF, translating into MKILVVGPSWVGDMMMSQSLYRLLAQRHPDAQIDVMAPAWCRPLLNRMPEVNQALAMPLGHGALALGERRRLGRALREGGYQQALVLPNSFKSALVPFFAGIPQRTGWRGEMRYGLLNDIRTLDKQAFPLMVQRYAALAFDRQEMRSAADLPTPLPWPRLTVSATDIDLALSTFVPDGARPLIGFCPGAEFGPAKRWPHYHYAALAEALIRRGYQIALFGSAKDQAAGEAIGAALPAECRGHCHNLAGKTSLEQAVALIAACQGIVSNDSGLMHVASALDRPLVALYGPSSPDFTPPLSHQARVIRLISGYHKIRKGDDEQGYHQSLIAIQPAQVLSELETLLPPREENECRF; encoded by the coding sequence ATGAAAATACTGGTGGTCGGACCATCCTGGGTCGGCGATATGATGATGTCCCAGAGCCTGTATCGCCTGTTGGCGCAGCGCCATCCCGACGCGCAGATCGATGTGATGGCCCCGGCCTGGTGCCGCCCTTTGCTTAACCGCATGCCGGAGGTCAACCAGGCGCTGGCGATGCCGCTCGGCCACGGCGCCCTGGCGCTGGGGGAGCGCCGCCGGCTGGGGCGGGCGCTGCGGGAGGGCGGCTATCAGCAGGCGCTGGTCCTGCCTAATTCGTTCAAATCAGCGCTGGTGCCGTTTTTCGCCGGCATCCCGCAACGCACCGGCTGGCGCGGCGAGATGCGCTATGGTCTGCTTAACGACATCCGCACGCTGGATAAGCAGGCCTTTCCGCTGATGGTGCAGCGCTACGCCGCCTTGGCCTTCGATCGCCAGGAGATGCGCAGCGCAGCCGATTTACCCACGCCGCTGCCCTGGCCGCGCCTGACGGTCAGCGCGACGGACATCGATCTGGCCCTGAGCACTTTTGTGCCCGACGGCGCGCGCCCGCTTATCGGCTTTTGCCCCGGCGCGGAATTTGGCCCCGCCAAACGTTGGCCGCATTATCATTATGCCGCGCTGGCCGAGGCGCTCATACGCCGCGGCTATCAGATAGCGCTGTTCGGCTCCGCCAAGGATCAGGCGGCTGGAGAGGCGATCGGCGCCGCGCTGCCCGCGGAGTGTCGCGGCCACTGCCACAACCTGGCCGGCAAAACTTCGCTGGAGCAGGCGGTAGCGCTTATCGCCGCCTGCCAGGGGATCGTCAGCAACGATTCCGGCCTGATGCATGTGGCCAGCGCCCTGGACCGTCCTCTGGTGGCGCTGTACGGTCCCAGCAGTCCGGATTTCACCCCGCCGCTTTCCCACCAGGCCCGGGTGATTCGCTTAATCAGCGGTTACCATAAAATACGAAAAGGTGACGACGAACAAGGCTATCATCAGAGCCTGATCGCTATCCAACCTGCCCAGGTGCTGAGCGAACTGGAAACATTATTGCCCCCCCGAGAGGAGAATGAATGCAGGTTCTGA
- the rfaC gene encoding lipopolysaccharide heptosyltransferase RfaC: MQVLIVKTSSMGDVLHTLPALTDAAHALPGIRFDWVVEENFAQIPTWHPAVRRVIPVAIRRWRKNWFGTATRQERCDFKRQLQQERYDAVIDAQGLMKSAALVTRVARGEKHGLDCKSAREPFASWFYHQRHDVSKQQHAIERIRQLFAASLNYPLPTTAGDYAIAGHFTPAFGGEAYLVFLHATTRAGKHWPEAHWRTLIQLAADAGYRIKLPWGTEQEQLRARRLAEGFSAAQVLPPLSLAEVAAQLAGARAMVSVDTGLSHLAAALDRPNLTLYGPTDPGLIGGYGRHQQALRADDGNMESLTAEHVWRTLQPMLPPKEQG; encoded by the coding sequence ATGCAGGTTCTGATCGTCAAAACGTCCTCGATGGGTGATGTATTGCATACGCTGCCTGCGCTGACCGATGCGGCGCACGCCTTGCCGGGGATCCGTTTCGACTGGGTGGTGGAAGAAAATTTCGCCCAGATCCCCACCTGGCATCCGGCGGTGCGGCGGGTCATTCCGGTGGCGATTCGCCGCTGGCGAAAAAACTGGTTCGGCACGGCCACGCGGCAGGAGCGCTGCGACTTTAAACGGCAGTTGCAGCAAGAGCGTTACGACGCGGTTATCGACGCGCAGGGCCTGATGAAAAGCGCCGCACTCGTCACCCGCGTAGCGCGCGGCGAAAAACACGGCCTTGACTGCAAAAGCGCGCGCGAACCCTTCGCCAGCTGGTTTTACCACCAGCGGCACGACGTGAGCAAGCAACAGCACGCCATAGAGCGCATCCGCCAGCTGTTCGCCGCCAGTCTGAATTACCCGCTTCCCACCACAGCCGGCGATTACGCCATTGCCGGCCACTTTACCCCTGCGTTCGGCGGCGAAGCCTACCTGGTCTTTCTGCACGCCACCACCCGTGCCGGCAAACACTGGCCTGAAGCCCACTGGCGCACGCTTATCCAGCTTGCCGCTGACGCCGGTTATCGCATCAAGTTGCCCTGGGGGACGGAGCAGGAGCAGCTACGCGCCCGACGTCTGGCCGAGGGATTTAGCGCCGCGCAAGTGCTCCCGCCATTGTCGCTGGCGGAGGTGGCGGCGCAGCTGGCGGGCGCGAGGGCGATGGTGTCGGTGGATACCGGCCTCAGTCATTTGGCCGCGGCCCTCGATCGGCCGAACCTGACGCTGTACGGCCCTACCGATCCCGGGCTTATCGGCGGTTACGGGCGCCACCAGCAGGCGCTGCGCGCGGACGACGGCAATATGGAGAGTCTGACGGCGGAGCACGTCTGGCGGACGTTGCAACCGATGCTGCCGCCAAAGGAACAGGGATAG
- a CDS encoding glycosyltransferase family 9 protein encodes MNYLFIFLLLLPVKLLLKLIQRPTGKNLVIQTAKIGDYVNITPLLRHLKRSDALLSRTVQPLAEHDDTLAECLYIEDYKQNLFSKIRLGLRLINRYSHVYLLHPNNGNLFYAALCNAPDKQFLSTYTRRWYHRLFYLTASGVVEHRRDTLTLQNYLRLADRSLSWRSQPKHATSPLWKPSTPRPELAVPSDTLNIGISISAGNKAKTLPPSVWGEIFTLLASLPCRYYVFGPANEQGYLDALIRDAGAEAEIVSLIGLLPLEEVPDAIRRMDCYIATDSGNIYIADALRVPVICFAGPCEAEEQRPLNNALIIRPDAIAPSSFVFAALYHFAHPATELYALTAEDRVNIVNFVGSLPARQRLTAKRSDAPAS; translated from the coding sequence ATGAATTATCTGTTCATCTTTCTGCTGCTACTGCCGGTGAAGCTGCTGCTAAAGCTGATTCAGCGGCCTACGGGCAAAAATCTGGTTATCCAGACGGCGAAAATCGGCGATTACGTCAACATTACCCCGCTGCTGCGCCATCTGAAGCGGTCGGACGCGCTGCTCAGCCGCACGGTCCAGCCGCTGGCGGAACATGACGACACGCTGGCGGAGTGCCTGTATATCGAAGACTACAAGCAGAATCTGTTCAGCAAGATACGCCTGGGCTTACGGCTAATAAACCGCTACAGCCACGTCTACCTGCTGCATCCCAACAACGGTAATTTGTTTTATGCCGCCCTGTGCAACGCGCCTGACAAACAGTTTCTCAGCACCTACACGCGGCGCTGGTACCATAGATTATTTTATCTCACCGCCAGCGGCGTGGTCGAGCATCGGCGCGATACGCTGACCCTGCAAAACTATCTGCGGCTGGCGGATCGTTCCCTTAGCTGGCGCAGCCAGCCTAAACACGCCACCTCGCCGCTGTGGAAACCCTCCACGCCACGCCCGGAGCTGGCCGTTCCCTCTGATACCCTTAACATCGGCATCAGCATCTCCGCCGGGAATAAAGCCAAGACGCTGCCGCCGTCGGTGTGGGGAGAAATTTTTACGCTGCTGGCCAGCCTGCCGTGCCGTTATTATGTCTTCGGTCCCGCCAATGAACAGGGCTATCTTGATGCGCTTATTCGCGACGCCGGCGCCGAGGCGGAAATCGTCAGCCTGATAGGTTTGCTGCCCCTGGAGGAGGTGCCGGATGCCATTCGCCGCATGGACTGCTATATCGCTACCGATTCCGGCAATATTTATATTGCCGATGCGTTACGGGTACCGGTAATCTGCTTTGCGGGTCCCTGCGAGGCTGAAGAACAACGGCCGCTAAACAATGCTCTGATAATTCGCCCCGACGCTATTGCGCCCTCATCTTTTGTCTTCGCCGCGCTGTATCATTTCGCTCACCCGGCGACGGAACTTTACGCGCTAACCGCGGAGGATCGGGTGAATATTGTCAATTTTGTGGGGAGTCTGCCCGCCAGACAGCGGCTGACCGCCAAGCGGTCGGATGCGCCTGCCTCTTGA
- a CDS encoding sugar glycosyltransferase: MSTFFKQIYRYTRPRAYRHNENLWPFCRITRASTGDITQLRYKGQPVPLVPLTDWHHRFSGDALITATGPSINEMDFAGLPPMTVVGVNGAYALKDRLDFQLYIIVDMSFIDRRTDVVRAIIADPTLTLFTTLHGIARIIDRFTLAAVRCRLALIEDACYRIYQPRVPGDGVGRHFGQEPHIRFSPDHPDIAFTTDIRSGIFDAGTVVFWALQILLYLGFTRLYIAGLDMTNFHQPRFYETDHDKLPSFLAEKFASIIVPAFTLASEVLHHHGVEVKNLSLNSALSSEIFEKVSFDDAFQD, translated from the coding sequence ATGAGCACATTTTTTAAGCAGATATACCGCTATACCCGACCGCGCGCTTACCGGCACAACGAAAACCTCTGGCCCTTTTGCCGCATCACCCGCGCCTCGACAGGCGACATCACCCAACTGCGCTATAAGGGGCAACCGGTGCCGCTGGTGCCGCTGACCGACTGGCATCACCGTTTCAGCGGCGATGCGCTTATCACCGCCACCGGCCCCTCGATCAACGAGATGGATTTCGCCGGGCTGCCGCCGATGACCGTCGTGGGCGTAAACGGCGCTTACGCGCTCAAGGATCGGTTGGATTTTCAATTGTATATTATCGTCGATATGAGCTTTATCGATCGCCGCACCGACGTTGTGCGGGCCATCATCGCCGATCCGACGCTGACCTTATTCACGACCTTGCACGGTATCGCGCGGATTATCGATCGGTTCACGCTGGCGGCGGTGCGCTGCCGACTGGCGCTGATTGAAGACGCCTGTTATCGCATCTATCAACCCCGGGTACCCGGCGACGGTGTAGGCCGTCACTTCGGCCAGGAACCCCACATTCGGTTCAGTCCTGACCATCCTGATATCGCCTTTACCACCGATATTCGCAGCGGCATATTCGATGCGGGCACGGTGGTGTTTTGGGCGCTGCAAATCTTGCTTTATCTGGGGTTCACGCGTTTGTACATCGCCGGGCTGGACATGACCAACTTCCACCAGCCACGCTTTTATGAAACCGATCACGACAAGCTGCCGTCGTTCCTGGCGGAGAAATTTGCATCGATCATCGTACCCGCCTTTACCCTGGCCAGCGAGGTGCTGCACCACCACGGGGTAGAGGTGAAAAACTTATCATTGAACAGCGCGTTAAGCAGCGAGATTTTCGAGAAGGTCAGTTTTGATGATGCTTTTCAGGATTAG
- a CDS encoding O-antigen ligase family protein, producing the protein MMLFRISVYAEKGFEVLFPLFLFSSAIFCGYTRVNNLFHLSALCLMGMLAGNPVLRRRLFNDRRFNTGLSLTALMLGYFCLTTLWSAQPNDLVSDLTHALYLLLFMIMYRSMVLQGHRSIALWAVAAGMMVLVALTFLTVNTQTILSNRLTDGFFGAPANVIDLAGYFALGIFMCLIIMRDTGARWLYLPVAVLLLALLLTQSRGPLLSLLCALAVLLTLRSSVRRRHLVAVALIGVGVAALLLMTRFGDIFLQRMANGYQQSFIRFGIWRHTLALAAQKPFFGWGLDEQLSFINLLGDSITTTHSLYLAALLKGGAAGALLLALVISYGFIMAKRQCDGHQGLEGALFLFAVGFYLTQGMFIIGNPNVAWYMFWFPLAVVLTLPSPAPQTEAADCPRRC; encoded by the coding sequence ATGATGCTTTTCAGGATTAGCGTTTATGCGGAGAAAGGCTTCGAGGTGTTGTTTCCGCTATTTCTTTTCTCCAGCGCTATTTTTTGCGGTTATACGCGAGTCAATAATCTCTTTCACCTGTCCGCGCTGTGCCTGATGGGGATGCTGGCGGGCAATCCCGTCCTGCGACGTCGACTCTTCAACGACCGGCGGTTCAATACCGGGCTGTCGCTGACCGCTTTGATGTTGGGCTACTTTTGCCTTACCACACTATGGTCCGCCCAGCCAAACGACCTGGTTTCCGACCTCACCCACGCTCTCTATCTGCTGCTGTTTATGATTATGTACCGATCCATGGTCCTTCAGGGCCATCGGTCGATCGCGCTATGGGCCGTAGCCGCCGGGATGATGGTGCTGGTAGCGCTGACGTTTTTGACCGTCAATACCCAGACTATCCTAAGCAATCGCCTGACGGACGGTTTTTTCGGCGCGCCGGCTAACGTTATCGATCTGGCGGGCTATTTCGCGTTGGGCATCTTTATGTGCCTTATCATTATGCGCGACACGGGCGCGCGCTGGCTCTATTTACCGGTCGCCGTGCTGTTGCTGGCCCTCTTGCTTACCCAAAGCCGCGGCCCTTTACTGTCGTTGCTCTGCGCGCTGGCCGTTTTGTTGACCTTACGATCGTCAGTGCGTCGGCGCCATCTCGTGGCGGTGGCGCTGATAGGGGTAGGGGTGGCAGCCCTGTTGTTGATGACCCGCTTTGGCGATATCTTTTTGCAGCGCATGGCGAACGGCTACCAGCAAAGTTTCATCCGTTTCGGCATTTGGCGCCACACGTTGGCGCTGGCGGCGCAGAAACCCTTTTTCGGCTGGGGACTGGATGAACAGCTGTCGTTTATCAACCTGCTGGGCGATAGCATCACCACTACCCATAGCCTGTATCTGGCCGCGCTGCTGAAAGGCGGCGCAGCCGGCGCATTGCTGCTGGCGCTGGTCATAAGCTACGGCTTCATCATGGCCAAGCGGCAGTGCGATGGTCATCAGGGGCTGGAGGGGGCGCTATTTCTGTTCGCCGTCGGGTTTTACCTTACCCAGGGCATGTTTATCATCGGCAATCCCAACGTCGCCTGGTACATGTTCTGGTTCCCGCTGGCGGTGGTGCTGACGCTGCCGTCGCCCGCCCCTCAGACCGAGGCTGCCGATTGCCCCAGGCGGTGCTGA
- a CDS encoding deacetylase → MATPAFIITIDTEGDNLWQNHGHITTENARFLPRFQTLCEKYRFKPVYLTNYEMAMDDAFVDFARDAIARGSAEIGMHLHAWNSPPAHDLTGNDGRHKPYLIEYPEAVMREKILFMTQLLEETFQTKMLSHRAGRWAFDERYAAMLLELGYQVDCSVTPRVDWRRSPGAPSGAGGSNYRHFPDRAYFIDPEDISRPGASRLLEVPVTTAYKHAPWVNAISQVYDRLRGKRRGPSVQWLRPAGGNAAQMCQVAAQSLAAGSDYVEFMLHSSEFMPGGSPTFKDEAAIERLYHDLEMLFDGLQNRVIGMTLAQYYQHRLGQSAASV, encoded by the coding sequence ATGGCTACCCCTGCTTTTATTATTACTATAGACACAGAAGGCGACAATCTCTGGCAAAACCATGGGCATATTACTACCGAGAACGCCCGTTTTCTGCCGCGTTTCCAGACATTATGCGAAAAGTATCGCTTCAAGCCGGTGTATCTCACCAATTATGAAATGGCGATGGACGACGCCTTTGTGGACTTCGCCCGCGACGCCATAGCGCGCGGCAGCGCGGAAATCGGCATGCATCTGCACGCCTGGAATAGCCCGCCTGCCCACGATCTCACCGGCAATGACGGGCGTCATAAGCCTTACCTGATTGAATATCCCGAGGCGGTGATGCGGGAGAAAATTCTGTTTATGACGCAGCTGTTGGAAGAGACTTTCCAGACAAAGATGTTAAGCCATCGCGCCGGCCGCTGGGCGTTTGACGAGCGCTACGCCGCGATGCTGCTTGAGCTGGGCTATCAGGTGGATTGCTCCGTCACTCCGCGGGTGGACTGGCGTCGCTCCCCCGGCGCGCCGTCAGGGGCGGGCGGCAGCAATTACCGTCATTTTCCCGATCGCGCCTATTTTATCGATCCCGAGGATATTTCACGTCCTGGCGCCTCACGGCTGCTGGAAGTGCCGGTGACCACCGCCTACAAGCACGCCCCGTGGGTGAATGCAATCAGTCAGGTTTACGATCGTCTGCGCGGTAAACGGCGTGGCCCTTCGGTGCAATGGTTACGGCCCGCCGGCGGCAACGCCGCGCAAATGTGCCAGGTGGCGGCGCAGAGCCTGGCCGCCGGAAGTGATTATGTGGAGTTTATGCTGCATTCGTCCGAGTTTATGCCGGGCGGTAGCCCGACGTTCAAGGACGAGGCCGCCATAGAGCGGCTATATCACGATTTGGAGATGCTGTTCGACGGGTTGCAAAATCGGGTAATCGGTATGACGCTGGCGCAGTATTATCAGCACCGCCTGGGGCAATCGGCAGCCTCGGTCTGA
- a CDS encoding glycosyltransferase gives MRILMIIDGLPGGGAEKVLLTLAQGLASQGHRVSIFSLRGVCDYALPDGIEYQIIADHASTPWRKLTELSRRARALDKAVLASQQRNGEFDLVVSHLHKTDRIVALSRVLPRDRIWFCLHTMFSLGYLGHRTGFSRWLKRQKIHALYQNRNIIAVSRGVLDDMRQAFNVMPRHAEVIYNPFDFSAIRRLAEAPCELAGQDYLIHVGRLHENKRQDRLLKAYAESGIQAPLVILGKGSDAMLRRLKSLAQDLQITDRVLFKAFNTNPYPYIRHARMLILSSDSEGFGNVLVEALICDTPVVSTRCPGGPEEILDGELSAGLAELSSVSLAKTMRAVYDRPPAISSSRLQAYEITTICRQYIALAQGAS, from the coding sequence ATGCGTATATTGATGATCATTGATGGTTTACCCGGCGGGGGCGCAGAGAAAGTGCTGCTAACGCTCGCGCAGGGGTTAGCGTCCCAGGGCCATCGGGTGTCGATATTTTCGCTGCGGGGAGTGTGCGACTACGCGCTACCGGACGGCATTGAGTATCAGATTATCGCTGACCACGCCAGCACCCCCTGGCGCAAACTGACGGAGCTATCGCGCCGGGCGCGGGCGCTGGATAAGGCGGTGCTGGCATCGCAACAGCGCAACGGCGAGTTCGATCTGGTGGTCTCCCATCTGCACAAAACCGACCGCATCGTGGCGCTCAGCCGCGTGTTACCGCGGGATCGCATCTGGTTTTGTCTGCATACCATGTTTTCGTTGGGCTATTTGGGCCATCGCACGGGCTTCTCCCGCTGGCTGAAACGCCAGAAAATTCATGCGCTCTACCAAAACCGCAATATTATCGCCGTCTCGCGCGGCGTCCTGGATGATATGCGCCAAGCCTTCAACGTGATGCCGCGCCATGCCGAGGTGATTTACAACCCCTTCGATTTCAGCGCTATCCGTCGGCTGGCCGAGGCGCCTTGTGAACTGGCCGGTCAGGATTACCTCATTCACGTTGGCCGTTTGCATGAAAATAAACGTCAGGATCGGTTGCTGAAAGCCTACGCCGAAAGCGGTATTCAGGCGCCGCTGGTCATTCTGGGCAAAGGCAGCGACGCTATGCTGCGGCGGCTTAAGTCCTTGGCGCAAGATCTGCAAATTACCGATCGGGTGTTGTTCAAAGCGTTCAATACCAATCCTTATCCCTATATCCGCCACGCCCGTATGCTGATCTTAAGCTCCGATAGCGAAGGGTTTGGTAATGTGCTGGTGGAAGCGCTTATCTGTGACACGCCGGTGGTCAGCACCCGTTGTCCCGGCGGTCCGGAGGAGATTCTGGACGGCGAACTTTCCGCGGGGCTGGCGGAGTTGAGCAGCGTTTCGCTGGCGAAAACCATGCGCGCGGTTTATGACCGGCCGCCGGCGATTTCCTCTTCCCGTCTGCAAGCCTACGAGATAACGACGATTTGCCGGCAATATATCGCCTTGGCGCAAGGTGCGTCCTGA
- a CDS encoding glycosyltransferase yields MTQPESATIKLSVIVPLYNAGAMFHTFMSSLLAQTLTDLEIILVNDGSTDGSEVLAHEYAERYAHVRVIDQPNGGVSRARNAGLATARGVYVTFPDADDMLYPTLYQRLLTMAEQDDLDVAQCNGERFFAGSQRIKTLIPLDRLSSTGVLSGSQWLRRALATRRYLHVVWLGIYRLSLIKQLDLRFEPGLHHQDIPWTTELMFNARRVRYTQDVLYRYYIHERSISNRKRTGVKNVEYQRHYLRIAELLEGINRRYRGKIPLYPEFARQVTHEALSVCHAARREPDPAARRMIISDIFSSGTHKRMIRNARGIRQWYQLLLWLCRLYAWRRR; encoded by the coding sequence ATGACACAACCGGAATCCGCAACGATTAAGCTAAGCGTTATCGTTCCTCTGTATAACGCCGGCGCCATGTTTCACACATTTATGTCTTCCCTGTTGGCGCAAACGCTTACTGACCTGGAAATCATCTTGGTCAACGACGGTTCGACGGATGGTTCGGAAGTGCTGGCGCATGAATACGCCGAGCGCTATGCCCATGTCCGGGTAATTGACCAGCCCAACGGTGGGGTATCGCGCGCGCGCAACGCCGGCCTGGCGACGGCGCGCGGCGTCTATGTCACCTTTCCCGACGCCGACGATATGCTCTATCCCACCCTATATCAGCGGCTGTTGACGATGGCGGAGCAGGATGACCTGGATGTGGCGCAATGCAACGGCGAGCGTTTTTTCGCCGGCTCGCAGCGGATTAAGACGCTTATTCCCCTTGATCGCCTGAGCTCGACCGGCGTACTGAGCGGTAGCCAATGGCTGCGCCGAGCGCTGGCCACCCGGCGTTACCTGCATGTGGTCTGGCTCGGCATCTATCGCCTGTCGTTGATAAAGCAGTTGGATTTGCGCTTTGAGCCGGGGCTGCATCATCAGGATATACCCTGGACCACCGAGCTGATGTTCAACGCCCGCCGCGTGCGCTATACCCAGGACGTGCTGTATCGCTATTACATCCACGAGAGGTCCATCAGCAATCGAAAACGAACCGGCGTGAAAAACGTCGAATATCAGCGGCATTATTTGCGCATCGCCGAGCTACTCGAAGGCATCAACCGGCGCTATCGCGGCAAAATCCCTCTTTACCCTGAGTTTGCGCGGCAGGTGACCCATGAAGCGCTGTCCGTTTGCCATGCGGCACGGCGCGAACCGGATCCGGCGGCGCGGCGGATGATCATTAGCGATATTTTCAGCAGCGGCACCCATAAACGCATGATCCGCAATGCGCGCGGCATCCGCCAGTGGTACCAGCTGCTGCTGTGGCTGTGCCGTCTCTACGCCTGGCGCCGGCGATAA